One window from the genome of Crassostrea angulata isolate pt1a10 chromosome 2, ASM2561291v2, whole genome shotgun sequence encodes:
- the LOC128174091 gene encoding glutamic acid-rich protein-like yields the protein MTITTKQLIIAAPTDPIAVDEGLLSGALVCFRKEDARGGDENEVISIKEEEEYDDDRSGSDACDDHEEEEEEEEEVNDVEMWFIEEEEADDDDGSCGSNDDKGCGVEEGEKEDICAEDDEDWVISEDDDDDDDDGSCGCNDDEGGVEIDDNEEEEEEVNDVEMWFIEEEEADDDDGSCGSNDDK from the exons ATGACTATCACCACGAAGCAGCTTATCATCGCTGCTCCAACAGATCCGATTGCTGTGGATGAAGGCCTATTATCCGGGGCACTAGTTTGTTTCCGTAAAGAGGACGCAAG AGGAGGCGATGAAAATGAAGTAATATCCAtcaaagaagaagaagaatatgATGATGATAGGAGTGGTAGTGATGCTTGTGATGACCacgaggaggaggaggaggaggaggaggaggttAACGATGTTGAAATGTGGTTCATTGAAGAAGAAGAAGCAGATGATGATGATGGGAGTTGTGGTTCTAATGACGACAA AGGTTGTGGTGTGGAGGAAGGGGAGAAGGAGGATATTTGTGCTGAAGATGATGAAGACTGGGTCATTTctgaagatgatgatgatgatgatgatgatgggaGTTGTGGTTGTAATGACGACGAGGGGGGCGTCGAAATCGACGACAACGAGGAGGAAGAGGAGGAGGTTAACGATGTTGAAATGTGGTTCATTGAAGAAGAAGAAGCAGATGATGATGATGGGAGTTGTGGTTCTAATGACGACAAGTAG
- the LOC128174090 gene encoding uncharacterized protein DDB_G0271670-like: MNHISTSLPSSSSSSSSSSSSLSSISTPSSSSLQPQLPSSSSSSEMTQSSSSSAQISSFSLSSTPQPLVSLSLPSSLSSLSSTLTPYLSSLEPQLPSSSSASSSSMNHISTSLTSSSSSSSSLSSISTPSSSSLQPQLPSSSSSSSSSSEMTQSSSPLAQISSFSPSSTPQPLVSLSLPSSLSSLSSTLPPYLSSLEPQLPSSSSASSSMNHISTSLTSSSSSSSSSSLSSISTPSSSSLQPQLPSSSSSSSSEMTQSSSSSAQISSFS, from the coding sequence ATGAACCACATTTCAACATCGTTaccctcctcctcctcctcctcctcctcctcctcctcctcgtTGTCGTCGATTTCGACGCCCTCCTCGTCGTCATTACAACCACAACtcccatcatcatcatcatcttcagAAATGACCCAGTCTTCATCATCTTCAGCACAAATATCCTCCTTCTCCCTTTCCTCCACACCACAACCTCTAGTATCACTTTCGTTACCATCATCATTGTCATCGTTGTCCTCGACCTTAACGCCCTACTTGTCGTCATTAGAACCACAACTCCCATCATCATCATCTGCTTCTTCTTCTTCAATGAACCACATTTCAACATCGTTaacctcctcctcctcctcctcctcctcgtTGTCGTCGATTTCGACGCCCTCCTCGTCGTCATTACAACCACAACtcccatcatcatcatcatcatcatcatcatcttcagAAATGACCCAGTCTTCATCACCTTTAGCACAAATATCCTCCTTCTCCCCTTCCTCCACACCACAACCTCTAGTATCACTTTCGTTACCATCATCATTGTCATCGTTGTCCTCGACCTTACCGCCCTACTTGTCGTCATTAGAACCACAACTCCCATCATCATCATCTGCTTCTTCTTCAATGAACCACATTTCAACATCTTTaacctcctcctcctcctcctcctcctcctcctcgtTGTCGTCGATTTCGACGCCCTCCTCGTCGTCATTACAACCACAACTcccatcatcatcatcctcaTCATCTTCAGAAATGACCCAGTCTTCATCATCTTCAGCACAAATATCCTCCTTCTCC